The segment GCCGACCGGATCCATGTTTTCCATATTGCAGACGGTAATGCATGTGCCGTTCGCATCCCGCATCACTTCATATTCAATTTCCTTATAGCCGGCGATGCTTTTCTCAACCAGGCATTGGTTAATCGGGCTGGCGCTGAGACCTTGCATGACGAGCGACAAATACGCCGCTTCGTCTTGGGCAATGCCGCCTCCGAAGCCGCCCAATGTATAAGCGGGACGAACGATCAGCGGATATCCTGCATGTGCGGCAAATGCCAATGCACTGTCTGTTGAATAAATAATGTCGCTGTCCGGGACCGGTTCACCAAGCTCGTTCATCAATGACCGGAATTGTTCGCGGTCTTCTGCTTGTTTGATTGATTTAATATTGGTGCCGAGGAGCGATACGTTGTATTCCGCTAAAATTCCTGAATCGGACAGAGCCATCGCCAAATTCAAACCGGTCTGGCCGCCAACTGTTGCCAGCAAGCCGTCTGGCCGTTCTTTTTCAATGATGGCTGCAACACTGTCTACAGTGAGTGGTTCAAAATAAACTTTGTCTGAAACGGTTTTGTCCGTCATGATCGTGGCTGGGTTGTTGTTGACCAAAACGACTTGAATGCCTTCTTCTTTTAAAGCAAGGCAAGCTTGCGTGCCGGAATAATCAAATTCAGCTGCTTGGCCGATAACGATGGCCCCTGAGCCGATAACCAGTACTTTTTTAATGTCCTGCTTTTTAGGCATGGATTTTCACCTTCTTTTTCTGTTGGATTACTGTAAGAAACTGATTGAACAATTCAAGGTGCTCGGCAGGTCCTGGGGCTGCCTCTGGATGAAACTGGACCGTCGTGATGGGAAGCGATGGATGCAGGAGTCCTTCAATGCTGCCATCGTTGACGTTTTTGTAAAGAATGGAGAGCGGAGTTTTTTCGATACTCGCACCTTCCACTACATAGCTGTGGTTTTGGGAACTCATGGTGACTTTTTTCGTTTTCAAATTGATGACTGGATGATTGGCTCCCCGGTGTCCGTATGCAAGTTTTGTCGTCTTTGCTCCAAATGCGGAAGCCAATACTTGATGGCCGAGGCAAATGCCAAATGTCGGGTACCGTTCTGCCCAATCGCGGTATGTAGGAAACAAGGGTGCAAGAGCAGCAGGATCACCAGGCCCGTTTGAGAATAATAAGCCGTCTAATTGGAGAGCATCCAAGTTTTCTGTTGATGCCGTATGCGGAATAATGCTCACTTTGCAATTCCGTTTCAGCAGCTCGTCCAAAATAGAAGATTTATATTGAAAATCAACCAAGCCAATATGAATGTCGCCTTCGCCGATTGCTGTTATTGCTTTTTCCGTTGCTTCAGTGGAAAAGAAATTGGTTTTCATCGGCTTCCAGAAAGCGGGGGAAGAATGGCCGGGGCCGATAAACGCCTGCATTGTCCCGAATTCCCGGACTGTTTGGATGACGGACCGTGTATCAATTCCGCTTAAAATAGGAACTTCGTTATCTTCCGCAAATTCCGCCAAGGTCATTGCCCCTTTTTCGACAGGACCGTCGTATAACGCTGCCACCACAATGCCGGCCGCCTGAATTTTGTCTGATTGGACATGGGCTGCTTGAATGCCATATTGGCCAATCAAAGGATACGAAAATACAACAATTTGCCCTTTGTAAGAAGGGTCTGTTAGCACTTCTTCATAGCCGGTCATCCCGGTGAAAAATACAATCTCTCCTTGAACGCCGCTCATGCCGCCGTGCCATTCCCCTTTAAATGATTCTCCGCTCGAAAGTGATAACATACCTGCCATAACTTCACACTCCATTCATTTATGCGTTCAAAATGTATATTTATTAATAGTTTGAAAAGAAAATATTGAATTTAGCTACTGAAAGCTAGATT is part of the Planococcus shenhongbingii genome and harbors:
- a CDS encoding carbamoyl phosphate synthase small subunit, which codes for MAGMLSLSSGESFKGEWHGGMSGVQGEIVFFTGMTGYEEVLTDPSYKGQIVVFSYPLIGQYGIQAAHVQSDKIQAAGIVVAALYDGPVEKGAMTLAEFAEDNEVPILSGIDTRSVIQTVREFGTMQAFIGPGHSSPAFWKPMKTNFFSTEATEKAITAIGEGDIHIGLVDFQYKSSILDELLKRNCKVSIIPHTASTENLDALQLDGLLFSNGPGDPAALAPLFPTYRDWAERYPTFGICLGHQVLASAFGAKTTKLAYGHRGANHPVINLKTKKVTMSSQNHSYVVEGASIEKTPLSILYKNVNDGSIEGLLHPSLPITTVQFHPEAAPGPAEHLELFNQFLTVIQQKKKVKIHA